The Bordetella sp. FB-8 genome includes a window with the following:
- the fusA gene encoding elongation factor G → MARKTPIERYRNIGISAHIDAGKTTTTERILFYTGVNHKLGEVHDGAATTDWMEQEQERGITITSAAVTCFWKGMDLSYPEHRFNIIDTPGHVDFTIEVERSMRVLDGACMVYCAVGGVQPQSETVWRQANKYNVPRLAFVNKMDRTGANFFKVYDQMKLRLKANPVPVVIPIGAEENFKGVVDLVKMKAIFWDEASQGMKFDYADIPAELAADAKKWRENMVEAAAESGEELMNKYLEEGDLNEDDIKQGLRVRTISTEIQPMLCGTAFKNKGVQRMLDAVIDYLPSPVDIPPVKGTDEDDNPTVRKADDSEKFSSLAFKLMTDPFVGQLTFVRVYSGVLKKGDTVLNTVKGKKERIGRIVQMMANDRIEIDEIVAGDIAACVGLKEVTTGETLSDPSAAIVLERMVFPEPVISQAVEPKTKADQEKMGIALQRLASEDPSFRVRTDEESGQTIISGMGELHLEIIVDRMKREFGVEANVGKPQVAYRETIRKTVEEAEGKFVKQSGGRGQYGHAVLKVEPLPPGGGYEFVDAIKGGVVPREFIPAVDKGIQETLPAGILAGFPVVDVKVTLHFGSYHDVDSNENAFKMAGSMAFKEGMRKASPVLLEPMMAVEVETPEDYAGTVMGDLSSRRGMVQGMDDMVGGGKIIKAEVPLAEMFGYSTSLRSATQGRATYTMEFKHYAEAPKNVADEVIAARAK, encoded by the coding sequence ATGGCCCGCAAAACCCCGATCGAGCGCTATCGCAACATTGGTATCAGCGCTCACATCGACGCTGGCAAGACCACCACGACCGAACGCATCCTGTTCTACACCGGCGTCAACCACAAGTTGGGCGAAGTGCATGACGGCGCGGCGACGACCGACTGGATGGAGCAGGAGCAAGAGCGTGGCATCACCATCACCTCGGCGGCCGTGACCTGCTTCTGGAAGGGGATGGACCTGTCCTACCCCGAACACCGCTTCAACATCATCGACACCCCGGGACACGTGGACTTCACCATCGAGGTGGAGCGTTCCATGCGCGTGCTCGACGGCGCCTGCATGGTGTACTGCGCTGTGGGTGGCGTGCAGCCGCAGTCCGAGACCGTGTGGCGTCAGGCCAATAAGTACAATGTGCCGCGTCTGGCGTTCGTCAACAAGATGGACCGTACCGGCGCCAACTTCTTCAAGGTCTACGACCAGATGAAGCTGCGCCTGAAAGCCAACCCCGTGCCCGTCGTCATCCCGATCGGCGCCGAAGAAAACTTCAAGGGCGTGGTCGATCTGGTGAAGATGAAGGCTATCTTCTGGGATGAGGCTTCCCAGGGCATGAAGTTCGACTACGCGGACATCCCGGCCGAACTGGCCGCGGACGCCAAGAAGTGGCGCGAGAACATGGTCGAGGCCGCCGCCGAGTCCGGCGAAGAACTGATGAACAAGTATCTCGAAGAGGGCGACCTCAACGAGGACGACATCAAGCAGGGGCTGCGCGTTCGCACCATCTCGACTGAAATCCAGCCCATGCTGTGCGGTACTGCGTTCAAGAACAAGGGCGTGCAGCGCATGCTCGACGCGGTTATCGACTACCTGCCTTCGCCCGTAGATATTCCTCCCGTCAAAGGCACCGACGAGGACGACAACCCCACCGTCCGCAAGGCTGACGATAGCGAAAAATTCTCCTCCCTGGCGTTCAAGCTGATGACCGACCCTTTCGTCGGCCAGTTGACCTTCGTGCGCGTCTATTCGGGCGTGCTGAAGAAGGGCGACACGGTGCTCAACACCGTCAAGGGCAAGAAAGAACGTATCGGCCGTATCGTGCAGATGATGGCCAACGACCGTATCGAGATTGACGAGATCGTCGCTGGCGACATCGCCGCTTGCGTGGGCCTGAAGGAAGTGACGACGGGCGAAACGCTGAGCGACCCGAGCGCCGCCATCGTGCTGGAGCGCATGGTGTTCCCTGAGCCCGTGATTTCGCAGGCCGTGGAACCCAAGACCAAGGCCGACCAGGAAAAAATGGGCATTGCGCTGCAGCGCCTGGCTTCCGAGGATCCTTCGTTCCGTGTTCGCACCGATGAAGAGTCGGGCCAGACCATCATTTCCGGCATGGGCGAGTTGCACCTGGAAATCATCGTCGACCGCATGAAGCGCGAATTCGGCGTGGAAGCCAACGTCGGCAAGCCCCAGGTGGCCTACCGCGAAACCATACGCAAGACTGTCGAAGAAGCCGAAGGCAAGTTCGTCAAGCAGTCGGGCGGCCGCGGCCAGTACGGCCACGCCGTGCTCAAGGTCGAGCCCCTGCCTCCCGGCGGCGGTTACGAGTTCGTCGACGCGATCAAGGGCGGCGTGGTGCCTCGCGAGTTCATCCCCGCGGTGGACAAGGGCATCCAGGAAACCCTGCCGGCCGGCATCCTCGCGGGCTTCCCCGTCGTGGACGTGAAGGTCACGCTGCACTTCGGTTCGTACCACGACGTGGACTCGAACGAAAACGCGTTCAAGATGGCCGGTTCGATGGCGTTCAAGGAAGGCATGCGCAAGGCCAGCCCGGTTCTGCTCGAGCCCATGATGGCCGTTGAAGTCGAAACGCCCGAAGACTACGCCGGTACCGTGATGGGTGACCTGTCATCCCGCCGCGGTATGGTGCAGGGCATGGACGACATGGTCGGCGGCGGCAAGATCATCAAGGCCGAGGTTCCCCTGGCCGAGATGTTCGGCTATTCGACCTCGCTGCGTTCGGCGACCCAGGGTCGCGCCACGTACACGATGGAGTTCAAGCACTACGCCGAAGCTCCCAAGAACGTGGCCGACGAGGTCATCGCCGCTCGCGCCAAGTAA
- the rpsG gene encoding 30S ribosomal protein S7, giving the protein MPRRREVPKREILPDPKFGSVELAKFMNVVMLDGKKAVAERIVYGALEQVQNKTGKEPLEVFSLAINNIKPIVEVKSRRVGGANYQVPVEVRPVRRLALAMRWLREAAKKRGEKSMDLRLAGELIDASESRGAAMKKREDTHKMAEANKAFSHFRW; this is encoded by the coding sequence ATGCCCCGTCGCCGCGAAGTCCCCAAGCGCGAGATCCTGCCCGATCCGAAGTTCGGCAGCGTCGAACTCGCCAAGTTCATGAACGTTGTGATGCTGGACGGCAAGAAAGCCGTCGCCGAGCGCATCGTCTACGGTGCCCTCGAGCAGGTCCAGAACAAGACTGGCAAAGAGCCGCTGGAAGTCTTTTCTCTGGCCATCAACAATATCAAGCCCATCGTCGAAGTGAAGAGCCGTCGTGTGGGTGGCGCCAACTACCAGGTGCCGGTCGAAGTGCGCCCCGTGCGCCGCCTGGCCCTGGCCATGCGCTGGCTGCGCGAAGCCGCCAAGAAGCGCGGCGAGAAGTCCATGGACCTGCGTCTGGCCGGCGAACTGATCGACGCCTCCGAAAGCCGCGGCGCCGCAATGAAGAAGCGTGAAGACACGCACAAGATGGCCGAAGCCAACAAGGCATTCAGCCATTTCCGCTGGTAA
- the rpsL gene encoding 30S ribosomal protein S12 produces the protein MPTISQLVRKPREVSIIKSKSPALENCPQRRGVCTRVYTTTPKKPNSALRKVAKVRLTNGFEVISYIGGEGHNLQEHSVVLVRGGRVKDLPGVRYHIVRGSLDLQGVKDRKQSRSKYGAKRPKKA, from the coding sequence ATGCCTACCATCAGCCAACTCGTGCGCAAGCCGCGCGAAGTCAGCATCATCAAGAGCAAGAGCCCTGCGCTCGAAAATTGCCCGCAGCGCCGTGGCGTCTGCACGCGCGTCTACACCACCACCCCCAAGAAGCCGAACTCGGCGCTGCGTAAAGTCGCCAAGGTGCGCCTGACCAATGGTTTCGAGGTCATCTCGTACATTGGCGGCGAAGGCCACAATCTGCAGGAGCACTCGGTGGTGCTGGTGCGCGGCGGTCGTGTCAAGGACTTGCCGGGTGTGCGCTACCACATCGTGCGCGGTTCGCTGGACCTGCAAGGCGTGAAAGACCGCAAGCAGTCGCGCTCCAAGTACGGTGCCAAGCGCCCCAAGAAGGCCTGA
- a CDS encoding response regulator transcription factor has translation MKIASLEDDLDQARQIQQVLASAGYHCDSFQQSVDLLGAMRNITYDLVLLDWQLPDMNGDEVLRHLRNHFGYAIPVILLTSRSQEEEVVQGLQAGADDFISKPLRHAELLARISALLRRAQPVQAAEAAFTVGAYRIDPAERFITLDGRNIVLAPKEFDLAVLFFRNIGRLLSRDVLAESVWNREIPATSRTLDTHLSNIRQKLQLRAQHGVRLSSSYALGYRLDLVHLSEQEAGERVSPFPIVP, from the coding sequence ATGAAGATCGCATCGCTCGAGGACGACCTGGACCAGGCCCGTCAAATTCAGCAGGTCTTGGCCTCGGCCGGCTACCACTGCGACAGCTTCCAGCAGAGCGTCGACTTGCTGGGCGCCATGCGCAACATCACTTATGATCTGGTGCTGCTCGATTGGCAACTGCCCGACATGAATGGGGACGAAGTACTTCGGCATCTGCGCAACCACTTCGGCTATGCCATCCCCGTCATCCTGCTCACCAGCCGCAGCCAGGAAGAGGAGGTAGTGCAAGGCCTGCAGGCCGGCGCCGACGACTTCATCTCCAAGCCCTTGCGCCACGCCGAGCTCTTGGCCCGCATCAGCGCCCTGCTTCGCCGCGCCCAGCCCGTGCAGGCGGCTGAGGCCGCTTTCACGGTCGGCGCCTATCGCATCGACCCGGCAGAGCGCTTCATCACCCTGGACGGCCGCAACATCGTGCTGGCACCCAAGGAGTTCGACCTTGCGGTGCTGTTCTTTCGCAACATCGGCCGCCTGCTGTCGCGCGACGTGCTCGCCGAGAGCGTATGGAACCGCGAGATTCCCGCCACCTCCCGCACGCTGGACACGCATCTGTCCAATATCCGCCAGAAGCTGCAACTGCGCGCGCAGCACGGCGTGCGCCTGAGTTCCTCCTACGCGCTCGGCTACCGCCTCGATCTGGTGCATCTTTCCGAACAGGAAGCCGGCGAACGCGTTTCCCCGTTCCCCATCGTGCCCTGA
- a CDS encoding CHASE2 domain-containing protein has translation MAQTQRRRRRLNWSADQLLIGLLVVVAALLGSFNGLGRFDQSLYDQAMAWSSRPASPDILLVTVDNASLDALGPWPWPRSVLVQLLGKLQGARAVGLLPNESATNPRDDALLLQAIQRNGHVVLPAVLDHLAAPTRNDLANDKLAAAAAGTGYLNSMPDNDGIIRRVQWSTHLQDGRNCRYVVLALLAAGGEKSKADTILRQAGPGGTTGIDYVGPSGHMRVASYLQVLRGQVTAAQIRGKYVLVGSQPDSWARRFPTPMGRLSGVELLGEQLQAARDDLMIRTAPAWLTALVTALCALLACLALRRMPPRGALLLSLAAAALTMAAAFAALNYAHYWMAPSAAVLMLIVCYPLWCWRQQEAVLGDIDRELQRLREEYPPILGEAQLPARPSKDAMGARLLELRQALTRVRNLRRFLVDGFDGITDPVFVSDEDGRLRMRNRAALAYFRDLALRAPRLGQSTAWLLEQLVSDPAVLGEVGPALTGRQSDASPWRLNMEIQDRQGRSVILKCAPIHISSGEFAGTVVTFNDISAIRLAESKREETLRFVSHDMRAPQNSILALVYLNSQESDPKKQHDAWSRIGQLARRTLRLVDDFVHLTRAESVRLAHVVIDVDMLLHEAMDDFWGLAQARRVDLSFGDDPHHALIRGDRALLLRAICNLIDNAVKYTPGGGRVRISLQCEGASWLICIADSGLGIEQEDLPNIFQPFTRVGPAARNDSNGAGLGLAFVSTVAARHGGSIEVDSQPGAGSTFILRLPAYTEDEIARIDERAA, from the coding sequence ATGGCCCAGACACAAAGACGCCGAAGGCGCCTGAATTGGTCGGCCGACCAGTTGCTTATCGGCCTGCTGGTCGTCGTGGCCGCCCTACTGGGCTCCTTTAACGGCCTGGGCCGTTTCGACCAAAGTCTCTATGACCAAGCCATGGCCTGGTCGAGCCGGCCGGCCTCGCCCGACATTCTTCTGGTCACCGTCGACAATGCATCGCTGGACGCATTGGGTCCGTGGCCATGGCCACGCAGTGTTCTCGTTCAGCTGCTGGGCAAGCTGCAGGGCGCGCGTGCCGTTGGCCTGCTTCCCAACGAGTCCGCAACCAATCCGCGGGACGACGCGCTGCTGCTCCAGGCCATCCAGCGCAACGGCCATGTCGTGCTGCCCGCCGTGCTCGACCACCTGGCCGCCCCCACCCGAAACGATCTTGCCAATGACAAGTTGGCCGCGGCGGCCGCGGGCACGGGCTATCTGAACAGCATGCCGGACAACGACGGCATCATCCGCCGCGTGCAATGGAGTACGCATCTGCAAGACGGCCGCAATTGCCGGTATGTGGTGCTGGCCCTGCTTGCCGCGGGCGGCGAGAAAAGCAAGGCGGACACGATATTGAGGCAGGCCGGGCCGGGCGGCACCACCGGCATCGATTACGTCGGCCCCTCAGGCCACATGCGCGTCGCATCCTATCTGCAAGTGCTGCGCGGGCAAGTTACCGCAGCGCAGATCCGCGGCAAATACGTGCTGGTGGGTTCGCAGCCCGACAGCTGGGCGCGCCGCTTTCCCACGCCGATGGGGCGGCTGAGCGGCGTAGAGCTGCTGGGCGAACAGCTGCAGGCCGCCCGGGACGATCTCATGATCCGCACCGCACCGGCATGGCTCACTGCCTTGGTTACCGCATTGTGCGCCCTGCTGGCGTGCCTGGCCTTACGCCGCATGCCGCCGCGCGGCGCCCTGCTGCTATCACTGGCTGCGGCCGCTCTAACAATGGCCGCGGCGTTCGCGGCCTTGAACTATGCGCATTACTGGATGGCGCCTTCGGCGGCGGTTCTCATGCTGATCGTATGCTATCCGCTATGGTGCTGGCGTCAGCAGGAGGCCGTGCTCGGCGATATAGACAGGGAGCTGCAACGGCTGCGGGAGGAATATCCGCCCATACTCGGCGAGGCGCAGTTGCCGGCGCGCCCGAGCAAGGACGCCATGGGTGCGCGTCTGCTTGAACTGCGACAGGCACTGACGCGTGTGCGCAACCTGCGGCGCTTTCTGGTCGACGGCTTCGACGGCATCACCGACCCGGTCTTCGTCTCCGATGAAGACGGACGCCTGCGCATGCGCAACCGCGCCGCGCTGGCCTATTTCCGCGACCTTGCGCTGCGCGCGCCGCGCCTGGGCCAATCGACTGCCTGGCTGTTGGAACAACTCGTTTCCGATCCCGCCGTGCTGGGCGAGGTCGGCCCTGCCCTCACCGGCCGGCAGTCCGACGCGTCGCCCTGGCGCCTGAACATGGAGATTCAGGACCGCCAAGGCCGCAGCGTCATCCTTAAATGCGCGCCTATCCACATCAGCTCCGGCGAGTTCGCCGGGACGGTCGTCACGTTCAACGATATCAGCGCAATACGCCTGGCAGAGAGCAAGCGCGAGGAGACCTTGCGTTTCGTTTCGCACGACATGCGCGCGCCTCAGAACTCCATCCTTGCGCTGGTCTACCTGAACAGCCAGGAAAGCGATCCGAAGAAACAGCATGATGCCTGGTCGCGCATCGGCCAGCTGGCGCGGCGTACCCTGCGGCTGGTCGATGACTTCGTGCATCTGACCCGCGCCGAATCGGTACGCCTTGCGCACGTGGTCATCGACGTGGACATGCTGCTGCACGAGGCCATGGACGATTTCTGGGGTCTGGCCCAGGCGCGCCGTGTGGACCTGTCCTTCGGCGACGATCCGCACCACGCCCTGATCCGCGGCGACCGTGCTTTATTGCTGCGTGCCATATGCAACTTGATCGACAACGCGGTCAAGTACACGCCCGGTGGCGGGCGGGTGCGGATTTCCCTGCAGTGCGAGGGTGCGAGCTGGTTAATCTGCATCGCCGACAGCGGCCTGGGTATCGAGCAGGAAGATCTCCCGAACATCTTTCAGCCCTTCACGCGCGTGGGTCCGGCTGCACGCAATGACAGCAACGGGGCGGGCCTGGGCCTGGCCTTTGTCAGCACCGTGGCGGCCCGTCACGGCGGCAGCATCGAGGTGGACAGCCAGCCCGGCGCCGGCTCCACTTTCATCCTGCGGCTGCCTGCCTACACGGAAGACGAAATCGCCCGCATCGACGAACGCGCGGCGTGA
- the rpoC gene encoding DNA-directed RNA polymerase subunit beta', which yields MKALLDLFKQVSQDEQFDAIKIGIASPEKIRSWSYGEVRKPETINYRTFKPERDGLFCAKIFGPIKDYECLCGKYKRLKHRGVICEKCGVEVTVAKVRRERMGHIELASPVAHIWFLKSLPSRLGMVLDMTLRDIERVLYFEAWCVIEPGMTPLKRGQIMSDDDFLAKTEEYGDDFRALMGAEAVRELLRTIDIDREVETLRGELKATSSEAKIKKISKRLKVLEGFQKSGIKAEWMVMEVLPVLPPDLRPLVPLDGGRFATSDLNDLYRRVINRNNRLKRLLELKAPEIILRNEKRMLQEAVDSLLDNGRRGKAMTGANKRQLKSLADMIKGKSGRFRQNLLGKRVDYSGRSVIVVGPQLKLHQCGLPKLMALELFKPFIFNRLEMMGLATTIKAAKKLVESQEPVVWDILEEVIREHPVMLNRAPTLHRLGIQAFEPTLIEGKAIQLHPLVCAAFNADFDGDQMAVHVPLSLEAQLEARTLMLASNNVLFPANGEPSIVPSQDIVLGLYYTTRERINGKGEGIFFTDVAEVQRAYDNGEVTLQTRITVRLKEHEKDANDEWQPVIRRHETTVGRALLSEILPKGLPFTVLNKALKKKEISRLINQSFRRCGLRDTVIFADKLMQSGFRLATRGGISIAMEDMLIPKAKESILAEASREVKEIDKQYSSGLVTSQERYNNVVDIWGKAGDKVGKAMMEQLATEPVINRAGQEVRQESFNSIYMMADSGARGSAAQIRQLAGMRGLMAKPDGSIIETPITANFREGLNVLQYFISTHGARKGLADTALKTANSGYLTRRLVDVTQDLVITEDDCGTSQGYSMKALVEGGEVIEPLRDRILGRVAAVDIVNPDTQETAIPAGTLLDEDLVDAIDKLGVDEVKVRTPLTCETRHGLCAHCYGRDLGRGVRVNSGEAVGVIAAQSIGEPGTQLTMRTFHIGGAASRSALASAVETKSAGNVGFISTMRYVTNAKGERVAISRSGELAIFDDNGRERERHKIPYGATVLVGDGEAVKAGTRLATWDPLTRPIVSEYGGAVRFENIEEGVTVAKQVDEVTGLSTLVVITPKTRGGKITMRPQIKLVNEAGEDVRIAGTDHAVNISFPVGALITVRDGQQVAVGEVLARIPQESQKTRDITGGLPRVAELFEARSPKDAGMLAEVTGTVSFGKDTKGKQRLVITDLEGTSHEFLIPKEKQVLVHDGQVVNKGEMIVDGPADPHDILRLQGIEKLATYIVDEVQDVYRLQGVKINDKHIEVIVRQMLRRVNIVDAGDTSFITGEQVERSELLNENDRIVAQDKLPATFENVLLGITKASLSTDSFISAASFQETTRVLTEAAIMGKRDDLRGLKENVIVGRLIPAGTGLAYHLARKDKEAIEAAEREAARQLANPFEDAPVTASVEADADAAADAAADAAPSVE from the coding sequence ATGAAAGCGCTACTCGACCTCTTCAAGCAAGTCTCGCAAGACGAGCAGTTCGATGCCATCAAGATCGGCATCGCCTCGCCTGAGAAGATCCGTTCCTGGTCTTACGGCGAAGTCCGCAAGCCCGAGACGATCAACTACCGTACCTTCAAGCCCGAGCGCGACGGCCTGTTCTGCGCCAAGATCTTCGGGCCCATCAAGGACTACGAGTGCCTGTGCGGCAAGTACAAGCGCCTGAAGCACCGCGGCGTGATCTGCGAAAAGTGCGGCGTCGAAGTCACCGTCGCCAAGGTTCGCCGCGAGCGCATGGGCCACATCGAGCTGGCCAGTCCCGTCGCGCACATCTGGTTCCTAAAGAGCCTGCCTTCGCGCCTGGGCATGGTGCTGGACATGACGCTGCGCGACATCGAGCGCGTGCTGTACTTCGAAGCCTGGTGCGTGATCGAGCCGGGCATGACCCCGCTCAAGCGCGGCCAGATCATGTCCGATGACGACTTCCTGGCCAAGACCGAAGAGTACGGCGACGACTTCCGCGCCCTGATGGGTGCCGAGGCCGTGCGTGAGTTGCTGCGCACCATCGACATCGACCGCGAAGTCGAGACCCTGCGCGGCGAGCTCAAGGCCACCAGCTCGGAAGCCAAGATCAAGAAGATATCCAAGCGCCTGAAGGTGCTGGAAGGCTTTCAGAAATCCGGCATCAAGGCCGAATGGATGGTCATGGAAGTGCTGCCGGTGCTGCCGCCGGACCTGCGCCCGCTGGTGCCGCTCGATGGCGGCCGCTTCGCCACGTCCGACCTGAACGACCTGTATCGCCGCGTCATCAACCGCAATAATCGCCTCAAGCGCCTGCTGGAGCTGAAGGCGCCCGAAATCATTCTGCGCAACGAAAAGCGCATGCTGCAGGAAGCCGTCGACTCGCTGCTCGACAACGGCCGCCGCGGCAAGGCCATGACCGGCGCCAACAAGCGCCAGCTCAAGTCGCTGGCCGACATGATCAAGGGCAAGAGCGGGCGCTTCCGCCAGAACCTGCTGGGCAAGCGCGTGGACTACTCGGGCCGTTCGGTCATTGTGGTGGGTCCGCAGCTCAAGCTGCATCAGTGCGGCCTGCCCAAGCTGATGGCGCTGGAGCTGTTCAAGCCCTTCATTTTCAATCGTCTCGAAATGATGGGCCTGGCCACGACCATCAAGGCGGCCAAGAAGCTGGTGGAAAGCCAGGAGCCGGTGGTGTGGGACATCCTCGAAGAGGTGATCCGCGAACACCCGGTCATGCTCAACCGCGCGCCGACGCTGCACCGCCTGGGCATCCAGGCCTTCGAACCGACGCTGATCGAAGGCAAGGCCATTCAACTGCACCCGCTGGTCTGCGCGGCGTTCAACGCCGACTTCGACGGCGACCAGATGGCCGTTCACGTGCCGCTGTCGCTCGAAGCCCAGCTCGAGGCCCGCACGCTGATGCTGGCCTCGAACAATGTGCTGTTCCCGGCCAACGGCGAACCCTCGATCGTGCCGTCGCAGGACATCGTGCTGGGTCTGTACTACACAACCCGCGAGCGCATCAACGGCAAGGGCGAAGGCATTTTCTTCACTGACGTGGCCGAAGTCCAGCGAGCCTACGACAACGGCGAAGTCACGCTGCAAACACGCATCACCGTGCGCCTGAAGGAGCACGAGAAGGACGCCAACGACGAATGGCAGCCCGTCATCCGTCGCCATGAAACCACCGTGGGCCGTGCGCTGCTGTCGGAGATTCTGCCCAAGGGACTGCCGTTTACGGTACTGAACAAGGCGCTCAAGAAGAAGGAAATCTCGCGCCTGATCAACCAGTCGTTCCGTCGCTGCGGCCTGCGCGACACGGTGATCTTCGCCGACAAGCTGATGCAGTCGGGCTTTCGCCTGGCCACGCGCGGCGGCATCTCGATCGCCATGGAAGACATGCTGATCCCCAAGGCCAAGGAGAGCATCCTGGCCGAGGCCAGCCGCGAAGTGAAGGAAATCGACAAGCAGTACTCGTCGGGTCTGGTTACCTCGCAAGAGCGCTACAACAACGTCGTGGACATCTGGGGCAAGGCCGGCGACAAGGTCGGCAAGGCCATGATGGAGCAACTGGCCACCGAGCCGGTCATCAACCGCGCCGGCCAGGAAGTGCGCCAGGAATCCTTCAATTCCATCTACATGATGGCCGACTCGGGCGCGCGCGGTTCGGCCGCCCAGATTCGCCAGTTGGCCGGCATGCGCGGCCTGATGGCCAAGCCTGACGGCTCGATCATCGAGACGCCCATCACGGCGAACTTCCGTGAAGGCCTGAACGTTCTGCAGTACTTCATCTCGACGCACGGCGCCCGCAAGGGCCTGGCCGATACGGCGCTCAAGACCGCGAACTCCGGCTATCTCACGCGCCGCCTGGTTGACGTGACGCAGGACCTGGTCATCACCGAAGACGATTGCGGTACCTCGCAAGGCTATTCGATGAAGGCGCTGGTCGAAGGCGGCGAAGTCATCGAGCCGCTGCGCGACCGTATCCTGGGCCGCGTGGCCGCGGTGGACATCGTCAATCCCGACACGCAGGAAACCGCCATTCCGGCGGGCACGCTGCTGGACGAAGACCTGGTCGACGCGATCGACAAGCTGGGCGTGGACGAGGTCAAGGTTCGCACGCCGCTCACTTGCGAAACCCGCCACGGCCTATGCGCGCATTGCTACGGCCGCGATCTGGGCCGCGGCGTGCGCGTCAACTCCGGCGAAGCGGTCGGCGTCATCGCCGCCCAGTCGATCGGCGAACCGGGCACGCAGCTCACCATGCGTACCTTCCACATCGGCGGCGCGGCTTCGCGCTCGGCCCTGGCCAGCGCGGTGGAAACCAAGTCGGCCGGTAACGTCGGCTTCATCAGCACGATGCGCTACGTGACCAACGCCAAGGGCGAACGCGTGGCGATCTCGCGCTCGGGCGAACTGGCCATCTTCGACGACAACGGCCGCGAACGCGAACGCCACAAGATCCCCTACGGCGCCACGGTGCTGGTGGGCGACGGCGAAGCCGTCAAGGCCGGCACGCGCCTGGCTACGTGGGATCCGCTGACCCGTCCGATCGTGTCCGAGTACGGCGGCGCGGTGCGCTTTGAGAACATCGAGGAAGGCGTCACGGTTGCCAAACAGGTCGACGAAGTCACCGGCCTGTCGACGCTGGTCGTCATCACGCCCAAGACGCGCGGCGGCAAGATCACCATGCGTCCGCAGATCAAGCTGGTCAACGAGGCGGGCGAAGACGTGCGCATCGCCGGCACCGACCACGCGGTGAACATCTCGTTCCCGGTGGGCGCGCTGATCACGGTGCGCGACGGCCAGCAGGTCGCGGTGGGCGAAGTGCTTGCCCGTATCCCGCAGGAATCGCAGAAGACCCGCGACATTACCGGCGGTCTTCCGCGCGTGGCCGAGCTGTTCGAAGCCCGTTCGCCCAAGGATGCCGGCATGTTGGCCGAAGTCACCGGCACGGTCTCCTTCGGCAAGGACACCAAGGGCAAGCAGCGCCTGGTCATCACCGACCTGGAAGGTACCAGCCACGAATTCCTCATTCCGAAGGAAAAGCAGGTGCTGGTGCACGACGGGCAGGTGGTGAACAAGGGCGAAATGATCGTGGACGGCCCGGCCGATCCGCACGACATCCTGCGCCTGCAAGGCATCGAGAAGCTTGCCACCTACATCGTCGACGAAGTGCAGGACGTCTATCGCCTGCAAGGCGTGAAGATCAACGACAAGCACATCGAAGTGATCGTGCGGCAGATGCTGCGCCGCGTGAACATCGTCGATGCGGGCGACACGTCGTTCATCACCGGCGAGCAGGTCGAGCGTTCGGAACTGCTCAACGAGAACGATCGCATCGTTGCCCAGGACAAGCTTCCGGCCACGTTCGAGAACGTTCTGCTGGGTATCACCAAGGCCTCGCTGTCGACGGATTCGTTCATCTCCGCGGCGTCCTTCCAGGAAACCACCCGCGTGCTGACCGAAGCGGCCATCATGGGCAAACGCGACGACCTGCGCGGCTTGAAGGAAAACGTCATCGTCGGCCGCCTGATCCCAGCGGGTACCGGCCTGGCCTATCACCTGGCCCGCAAGGACAAGGAGGCCATCGAAGCGGCCGAACGCGAGGCTGCCCGACAGCTGGCCAACCCGTTCGAGGATGCGCCGGTCACGGCATCGGTCGAAGCTGATGCCGATGCCGCTGCCGATGCCGCTGCGGACGCGGCGCCCAGCGTGGAGTAA